A section of the Pseudomonas fluorescens genome encodes:
- a CDS encoding TonB-dependent siderophore receptor: MSRTLDTLLRPSLLAVAIALTAPLASTALIAAEQASSVRAYNLPAAPLASTLNQIASQAGLALTLNPALAAGKTSAPVKGQFDAQGALREALRGSGLQLEQSSAGTFTLVAIPEGVVALPETNITGQGDFESAWGPVEGYVATRTAAGTKTDTALVEAPRSISVATRQQMQDRNVQNLDDAVKYMPGIVSASYGSDTRYDWMRVRGFEPTHFLDGLPLPRGVYANPKAETWNLDRLALLRGPASSVYGQTPPGGLLDMVSRRPSAESSNAIQVQYGSDNYRQINFASTGKIDDDGQFLYGLSGVVRDAGTQVDHIDNKRYNIAPSLTWNIDTDTKLTLLSQFTRDDTGATSQFLPIVGTKIRSPLGKVSHHKNLGDPDYEFYDRTYYAMGYAFEHRFNDTWQFKQNLRYTKSELSFQQLTVGAYAWSPVDAAGNISRSSTNVDEDIAQFAVDNNFQADFATGNINHTVLIGLDHQRTDSSYLSIFGTAGTVNIYKPVYGQPIERPARKDAFYDYDQKTVQTGLYVQDQMALDKWRLTLGGREDWVHQGTTYLNKSDATNTDRSKNFSGNAALSYVFDSGFVPYLSYAESFQPASNASVDPVKSYKPTEGKQWELGIKYQPPGSNTLLSAAVYDLTQKNVLVTRFGSAGESITDQAGEVKVKGLELEAVSDVTENLKVIAAYTLAKSEVQTGIYKGNRLQLMPNQQASLWTDYTWHDGVLDGFGIGAGARYTGNTYGDQGNTWLGKADAYTVFDASVHYDLGRLDNSLKGASVKLNATNLFDKQYISTCDASYCYYGDQRSVVASATYQW; encoded by the coding sequence ATGTCCCGCACGCTAGACACCTTGTTGCGCCCCAGCCTGTTGGCCGTGGCCATCGCCCTCACTGCCCCGCTGGCCAGCACTGCGCTGATCGCCGCCGAGCAGGCGTCCAGCGTACGGGCCTACAACCTGCCTGCCGCGCCCCTGGCCAGCACCCTGAACCAGATCGCCAGCCAGGCCGGCCTGGCACTGACCCTCAACCCAGCACTGGCAGCCGGCAAGACCTCGGCCCCGGTCAAGGGCCAGTTCGATGCCCAGGGTGCATTGCGCGAAGCCTTGCGCGGCAGTGGCTTGCAGCTGGAGCAAAGCAGCGCCGGGACCTTCACCCTGGTGGCCATTCCGGAGGGGGTTGTAGCGCTGCCGGAGACCAACATCACCGGGCAGGGCGATTTTGAAAGTGCATGGGGCCCGGTGGAAGGTTATGTCGCTACGCGCACGGCGGCTGGCACCAAGACCGATACAGCCCTGGTAGAAGCACCGCGCTCGATTTCCGTTGCCACCCGCCAGCAAATGCAGGACCGCAACGTCCAGAACCTGGATGACGCGGTCAAATACATGCCCGGCATTGTTTCCGCCAGCTACGGTAGCGACACCCGCTATGACTGGATGCGTGTACGTGGCTTTGAACCCACGCACTTCCTCGACGGCCTGCCATTGCCGCGCGGCGTGTACGCCAACCCGAAAGCCGAAACCTGGAACCTTGACCGCCTCGCCCTGCTGCGCGGCCCGGCCTCATCGGTCTACGGCCAGACCCCGCCGGGCGGCCTGCTGGATATGGTCAGCCGGCGTCCCAGCGCAGAGTCGAGCAATGCCATCCAGGTGCAGTACGGCAGCGACAACTACCGCCAGATCAACTTCGCCAGCACCGGCAAGATCGATGATGACGGTCAGTTTCTTTACGGCCTCAGCGGCGTGGTGCGCGACGCCGGCACCCAGGTCGATCACATCGACAACAAACGCTACAACATCGCGCCGAGCCTGACCTGGAACATCGATACCGACACCAAGCTGACCCTGCTCTCGCAATTCACCCGTGACGATACCGGCGCTACCAGCCAGTTCCTGCCGATCGTGGGCACCAAGATCAGATCGCCTCTGGGCAAGGTGTCGCACCACAAGAACCTGGGCGACCCGGACTACGAGTTCTACGACCGCACTTACTATGCAATGGGCTACGCCTTCGAGCACCGTTTCAACGATACCTGGCAGTTCAAGCAAAACCTGCGCTACACCAAGTCGGAGCTGTCGTTCCAACAACTGACCGTGGGTGCCTATGCCTGGTCCCCGGTAGATGCGGCTGGCAACATCAGCCGCTCCTCAACCAATGTGGACGAGGACATCGCTCAGTTTGCAGTGGACAACAATTTCCAGGCTGACTTCGCTACCGGCAACATCAACCACACGGTGCTGATCGGCCTGGATCACCAGCGTACCGACTCCTCCTATCTGTCTATTTTCGGCACTGCGGGGACCGTTAACATTTACAAACCGGTTTATGGGCAGCCCATTGAGCGTCCGGCGCGCAAGGACGCGTTCTATGACTACGACCAGAAAACCGTACAGACCGGCCTCTATGTGCAGGACCAGATGGCCCTGGACAAGTGGCGCCTGACCCTCGGTGGCCGTGAAGACTGGGTGCACCAAGGCACCACGTACCTCAACAAGAGCGACGCGACCAACACCGACCGCAGCAAGAACTTCAGTGGCAACGCGGCGCTGAGCTATGTGTTCGACTCAGGTTTTGTACCGTACCTTTCCTATGCCGAGTCATTCCAGCCAGCGAGTAACGCCAGCGTCGACCCGGTCAAGTCGTACAAACCTACCGAAGGCAAGCAATGGGAACTGGGGATCAAGTACCAGCCACCCGGCAGCAACACTCTCCTTAGCGCAGCGGTTTACGACCTGACCCAGAAAAACGTACTGGTTACCCGGTTCGGCTCGGCTGGCGAGTCGATCACCGACCAGGCCGGCGAAGTGAAGGTCAAGGGTCTGGAGCTGGAAGCGGTGTCTGACGTGACCGAGAACCTCAAGGTCATCGCCGCCTACACCCTGGCCAAATCCGAGGTGCAGACCGGTATCTACAAAGGCAACCGCCTGCAACTGATGCCTAACCAACAAGCCTCCCTGTGGACCGACTACACCTGGCACGACGGTGTGCTCGACGGTTTCGGCATTGGCGCGGGTGCCCGCTATACCGGCAATACCTATGGTGACCAAGGCAACACCTGGCTGGGCAAGGCCGATGCCTACACCGTGTTCGATGCCTCCGTGCATTACGACCTTGGCCGCCTCGACAACAGCCTCAAGGGCGCTTCGGTGAAGTTGAACGCCACCAACCTGTTCGACAAGCAGTACATCTCCACCTGCGATGCCTCTTATTGCTACTACGGCGATCAGCGCAGTGTCGTCGCCAGTGCCACCTATCAGTGGTAA
- a CDS encoding PepSY-associated TM helix domain-containing protein, with amino-acid sequence MKSTTIRRWSFIHTWTSLICTVFLLMLALTGLPLIFHHEIDHLLGNEPELKQMPADTPQLNLEQLVAKAQAHRPGEAMQYLAWDEDDKNGVIAIMAATAGTEPNASHTFMLDARTGESVEMPSANGGLTMFLLRLHVDMFAGLPGKWLLAFMGVLFVLAIVSGTVLYLPFMRRLKFATVRQDKSTRLRWLDLHNLIGVVTLTWALVVGVTGVISACADLIIAAWRNDSLTAMIEPYKNAPPLTLRAPATDLLKIAEQVAPGMTPDFIAFPGTRFSSEHHYAVFMKGSTHLTSHLLTPVLIDASDLSVTAVAERPWYMDAMGMSQPLHFGDYGGMPMKILWAVLDVLTIIVLGSGVYLWLVRRKAAQS; translated from the coding sequence ATGAAAAGCACAACCATCCGCCGCTGGTCCTTCATCCATACCTGGACCAGCCTGATCTGCACCGTGTTCCTGCTAATGCTGGCGCTGACCGGCCTGCCGTTGATCTTTCACCACGAGATCGATCACCTGCTGGGCAACGAGCCCGAGCTCAAGCAGATGCCGGCCGATACGCCGCAGCTCAACCTTGAGCAACTGGTGGCCAAGGCCCAGGCCCATCGCCCTGGCGAAGCCATGCAGTACCTGGCCTGGGATGAAGACGACAAGAACGGCGTGATTGCAATCATGGCCGCCACCGCCGGCACCGAGCCGAACGCGTCCCATACCTTCATGCTCGACGCGCGCACCGGCGAAAGTGTGGAGATGCCCTCGGCCAATGGTGGCTTGACGATGTTCCTGCTGCGCCTGCACGTGGATATGTTCGCCGGCCTGCCGGGCAAGTGGCTGCTGGCGTTCATGGGGGTGCTGTTTGTACTGGCGATTGTTTCCGGCACGGTGTTGTACCTGCCATTCATGCGCCGTTTGAAGTTCGCCACGGTGCGCCAGGACAAGTCCACGCGCCTGCGCTGGCTGGACCTGCATAACCTGATTGGCGTCGTGACCCTGACCTGGGCGCTGGTGGTTGGCGTCACGGGGGTGATTAGCGCCTGTGCCGACCTGATCATCGCCGCCTGGCGCAATGACAGCCTCACCGCGATGATCGAGCCCTACAAAAACGCGCCGCCGCTGACCTTGCGTGCGCCGGCCACCGACCTGCTGAAAATCGCCGAACAGGTCGCGCCGGGCATGACACCCGATTTTATTGCGTTCCCCGGTACGCGCTTTTCCAGCGAGCACCATTACGCGGTGTTCATGAAAGGCAGCACGCACCTGACTTCGCACCTGCTGACGCCGGTGCTGATCGACGCCAGCGACCTGAGCGTCACCGCCGTGGCCGAACGGCCGTGGTACATGGACGCCATGGGCATGTCCCAGCCCCTGCACTTTGGCGACTACGGCGGCATGCCGATGAAAATCCTCTGGGCCGTGCTGGATGTGCTGACCATCATCGTGCTGGGCAGCGGCGTCTACCTGTGGCTGGTACGGCGCAAGGCGGCCCAGTCATGA
- a CDS encoding glutathione S-transferase family protein: MSAPSMTLFQHPASPFVRKVLVLLHETGQQDRVALETVLVTPVNPVPTLNEGNPVGKIPALRLADGNVLHDSRVILDYFDHQHVGNPLIPRDGSARWRRLTLASIADAVMDAAVLIRYETALRPAQKQWESWLQEQRNKIRRALAELERDAIAELACHFDIASISVACALGYVDFRHPGLQWRSSNPKLAAWYAEVSQRPSMLATQPAA; the protein is encoded by the coding sequence ATGTCCGCGCCCAGCATGACGCTGTTCCAGCACCCCGCTTCGCCGTTTGTCCGCAAAGTCCTGGTTCTGCTCCACGAAACCGGCCAGCAAGACCGGGTCGCCCTGGAGACCGTGTTGGTCACGCCGGTCAACCCGGTCCCCACGCTGAACGAAGGTAACCCGGTCGGCAAGATCCCGGCCCTGCGCCTGGCCGATGGCAATGTGTTGCACGACAGCCGCGTGATCCTCGATTACTTCGACCACCAGCACGTCGGCAACCCGCTGATCCCGCGTGACGGCTCGGCCCGCTGGCGGCGCCTGACCCTGGCCTCGATCGCCGACGCGGTCATGGATGCGGCCGTCCTGATACGCTACGAAACCGCCCTGCGCCCGGCGCAGAAGCAGTGGGAAAGTTGGCTGCAAGAACAGCGCAACAAGATCCGCCGTGCCCTGGCCGAGCTGGAACGGGACGCTATCGCCGAGTTGGCCTGCCATTTCGACATCGCGTCTATCAGCGTCGCCTGCGCCTTGGGTTACGTGGATTTCCGCCACCCCGGCCTGCAGTGGCGCTCAAGCAATCCCAAGCTGGCGGCCTGGTACGCCGAGGTCAGCCAGCGGCCTTCGATGCTGGCGACTCAACCTGCGGCCTGA
- the creD gene encoding cell envelope integrity protein CreD: protein MNRSLLFKLGAIALLILLLLIPLLMINGIINDRQALRDGVLMDIARSSSYSQQVSGPLMVVPYRKIVREWKLNEKLNKRYEVLSEEQGRLYFLPEHFELDGKVQTELRARGIYQARLFHADNRISGRFVLPAQMGIKENFADYTFEQAFLAVGISDIRGIENALKLELGSQRLEFAPGTQVSFLGAGVHVPLPAQDSKNPAPLDFAFDLRLQGTEQLQVLPVGKTSVVTLASNWPHPSFVGNFLPVQRDITDQGFTANWQTSFFSTNLEESLYGCVVGSRCDDFNERSFGVNFIDPVDQYLKSDRAIKYALLFIALTFAGFFLFEVLKSLAVHPIQYALVGMALAFFYLLLLSLSEHIGFALAYLISASACVLLIGFYVCHVLRNVAHGLGFSAGLAALYGLLYGLLSAEDYALLMGSLLVFGLLGTVMVLTRKLDWYGVGKRKAAEPLAFELEAVQ from the coding sequence ATGAACCGCAGCCTGCTATTCAAACTGGGCGCCATCGCGCTGCTGATCCTGCTATTGCTGATTCCGTTGTTGATGATCAACGGCATCATCAACGACCGCCAGGCCCTGCGCGACGGCGTGCTGATGGACATTGCCCGCAGCTCCAGCTACAGCCAGCAGGTGAGTGGGCCGTTGATGGTGGTGCCGTATCGCAAGATTGTGCGTGAGTGGAAGCTCAATGAAAAACTGAACAAACGCTATGAAGTGCTCAGCGAAGAGCAAGGCCGCCTGTACTTCCTGCCGGAGCATTTCGAACTCGACGGCAAGGTGCAGACCGAACTGCGGGCGCGGGGGATTTATCAGGCGCGGCTGTTCCATGCTGACAACCGCATCAGTGGCCGTTTTGTGCTGCCGGCGCAGATGGGGATCAAGGAAAATTTTGCCGATTATACGTTCGAGCAGGCGTTCCTCGCGGTGGGTATCAGCGACATCCGCGGGATTGAAAACGCCCTGAAGCTGGAGCTGGGCAGCCAGCGCCTGGAGTTTGCCCCGGGCACCCAAGTGAGTTTTCTTGGCGCCGGGGTGCATGTCCCGCTGCCCGCCCAGGACAGCAAGAACCCTGCACCGCTGGACTTCGCGTTCGACCTGCGCCTGCAAGGTACCGAACAACTGCAAGTGCTGCCGGTGGGCAAGACCAGTGTGGTCACGCTGGCCTCCAACTGGCCTCATCCCAGCTTTGTCGGCAACTTCCTGCCGGTGCAGCGCGATATCACTGATCAAGGCTTTACCGCCAACTGGCAGACGTCGTTTTTCTCCACCAACCTTGAAGAGTCGCTGTACGGCTGCGTAGTCGGCAGCCGCTGCGATGACTTCAACGAGCGCAGCTTTGGCGTGAACTTCATCGACCCAGTGGACCAGTACCTCAAGAGCGATCGCGCGATCAAATATGCGCTGCTGTTTATCGCCCTGACGTTCGCCGGCTTCTTCCTGTTCGAAGTGCTCAAGAGCCTGGCGGTGCACCCGATCCAGTACGCGTTGGTGGGGATGGCCCTGGCGTTTTTCTACCTGCTGTTGTTGTCGCTGTCTGAGCATATCGGCTTTGCCCTGGCGTACCTGATCTCGGCCAGTGCCTGTGTGTTGCTGATCGGCTTTTATGTGTGCCATGTGCTGCGCAACGTGGCCCACGGCCTGGGGTTTTCGGCAGGATTGGCAGCGCTGTATGGCTTGTTGTACGGGCTGTTGAGTGCCGAGGATTACGCGCTGCTGATGGGCTCGCTGTTGGTGTTCGGGCTGCTGGGCACGGTGATGGTGTTGACGCGCAAACTGGACTGGTATGGCGTAGGCAAGCGCAAGGCAGCCGAGCCATTGGCATTTGAGCTGGAGGCGGTGCAATGA
- the creC gene encoding two-component system sensor histidine kinase CreC — protein sequence MRMGLRIFLVYALFIGLTGYFVLNTVMKEIRPGVRQSTEETLVDTANLLAEILRDEVKNGTLGQSHWPTVLKAYGDRQPGATIWGLAKNQVNHRIYVTDAKGIVLLDSTGEAVGQDYSKWNDVYLTLRGEYGARSTRSDANDPASSVMHVGAPIRDNGQIIGAVTVAKPNSSLQPYVDRTERRLLWYGAGLVALGLLLGALLSWWLSAALRRLTLYAQAVSEGRRAELPHYRGGELAQLSTAVEHMRTQLEGKAYVERYVHTLTHELKSPLAAIRGAAELLQGEMTPAQQQRFVGNIASESARLQQLIERLLNLAQVEQRQGLEQQTPVPLAALVDEVLKAQCARIEQAGLQVERLIEADVKLYGEPFLLRQALGNLLENALDFTPYGGTLRFSAQRRDQDVEVRLFNQAEPIPEYALPRLSERFYSLPRPASGRKSTGLGLNFVEEVVKLHGGSLQIGNVPGGVQVVLHLHTVSTLPS from the coding sequence ATGCGCATGGGGCTGCGGATTTTCCTGGTGTATGCGCTGTTTATCGGCCTCACCGGCTACTTTGTGCTTAACACGGTGATGAAGGAAATCCGCCCCGGCGTGCGTCAATCCACCGAGGAAACCCTGGTGGACACCGCCAACCTGCTGGCGGAAATCCTGCGTGACGAGGTGAAGAACGGCACCCTCGGCCAAAGCCACTGGCCGACCGTGCTCAAGGCCTATGGCGACCGCCAGCCCGGCGCAACGATCTGGGGGCTGGCGAAGAATCAGGTCAATCACCGTATCTATGTCACTGACGCCAAGGGCATTGTGCTGCTGGATTCCACGGGTGAAGCGGTGGGCCAGGACTATTCGAAATGGAACGATGTGTACCTGACCCTGCGCGGCGAGTATGGCGCCCGCTCGACCCGCAGCGATGCCAATGACCCGGCCTCGTCGGTGATGCACGTTGGCGCGCCGATCCGTGATAACGGGCAGATCATCGGCGCGGTCACCGTGGCCAAGCCCAACAGTTCGCTGCAACCCTATGTCGACCGTACCGAGCGCCGTCTGCTGTGGTACGGGGCTGGCCTGGTGGCGCTGGGCCTGTTGCTGGGGGCGCTGTTGTCGTGGTGGCTGAGTGCTGCACTGCGGCGCCTGACCCTCTATGCCCAAGCCGTCAGCGAAGGCCGGCGTGCCGAGTTGCCACACTATCGCGGTGGCGAGCTGGCGCAATTGTCCACCGCGGTGGAGCACATGCGCACGCAACTGGAAGGCAAGGCTTATGTCGAGCGTTATGTACATACCCTGACCCACGAACTGAAAAGCCCGTTGGCTGCGATTCGTGGTGCGGCGGAGTTGTTGCAGGGGGAGATGACGCCTGCCCAGCAGCAACGGTTTGTCGGCAATATCGCCAGCGAAAGCGCGCGCCTGCAGCAGTTGATCGAGCGTCTGTTGAACCTGGCCCAGGTCGAGCAACGCCAGGGGCTTGAGCAGCAGACCCCGGTGCCTTTGGCCGCCTTGGTGGATGAAGTCCTCAAGGCGCAATGCGCACGGATCGAGCAGGCCGGGTTGCAGGTCGAGCGGCTGATCGAGGCTGACGTAAAGCTCTATGGCGAGCCGTTTCTGCTGCGCCAGGCCCTGGGCAATCTGCTGGAAAACGCCTTGGACTTTACGCCGTACGGCGGCACCCTGCGCTTCAGCGCCCAGCGGCGGGATCAGGATGTCGAGGTGCGCCTGTTCAACCAGGCCGAGCCGATCCCCGAATACGCCCTGCCACGCCTGAGCGAGCGCTTCTATTCGTTGCCACGCCCGGCCAGCGGGCGAAAAAGTACGGGCCTGGGCCTGAACTTTGTCGAAGAAGTGGTGAAGTTGCACGGCGGCTCATTGCAGATCGGCAACGTGCCGGGTGGGGTGCAAGTGGTGCTGCATCTCCACACAGTCTCCACATTACCCTCATAA
- the creB gene encoding two-component system response regulator CreB has protein sequence MPHILIVEDEAAIADTLIFALQGEGFTTTWLTLGQAALEHQRQTPADLLILDIGLPDISGFETCKQLRRFSEVPVMFLSARDGEIDRVVGLEIGADDYVVKPFSPREVAARVKAILKRVAPVAAPASGGLFQVDHERVQIQYRGQLLGLTRHEFRLLNCLLEQPERVFSREQLLDAVGVAADAGYERNIDTHIKSLRSKLRGVAVDAEPIQTHRGLGYSYSPSHA, from the coding sequence ATGCCCCATATCCTGATTGTCGAAGACGAAGCGGCGATAGCCGATACGCTGATTTTTGCCCTGCAAGGCGAGGGTTTCACCACCACCTGGCTGACCCTCGGCCAGGCGGCGCTGGAGCATCAGCGGCAAACCCCGGCGGATTTGCTGATCCTCGACATCGGCCTGCCAGACATCAGCGGCTTTGAAACCTGCAAGCAACTGCGCCGCTTCAGTGAAGTGCCGGTAATGTTCCTCAGTGCCCGCGACGGTGAAATCGACCGCGTGGTGGGCCTGGAAATCGGCGCGGATGATTATGTGGTCAAGCCCTTCAGCCCACGGGAAGTGGCGGCGCGGGTCAAGGCGATCCTCAAGCGTGTCGCGCCGGTTGCAGCGCCGGCCAGCGGCGGGCTGTTCCAGGTGGACCATGAGCGGGTGCAGATCCAGTATCGCGGCCAACTGTTGGGCCTGACGCGGCATGAGTTCCGCTTGCTCAACTGCCTGTTGGAGCAGCCCGAACGGGTCTTCAGTCGCGAGCAACTGCTGGATGCGGTCGGCGTGGCCGCCGATGCCGGCTACGAGCGCAATATCGACACCCATATCAAAAGCCTGCGCAGCAAACTGCGGGGCGTGGCCGTCGATGCCGAGCCGATCCAGACCCATCGGGGCCTGGGCTACAGCTACAGCCCGAGCCACGCCTGA
- a CDS encoding ATP-dependent zinc protease translates to MKSLLALLAVVALPVMAAEPTLYGRYEYIQLPEIGETFKAKMDTGALTASLSARDIETFTRDGEDWVRFRLSAKDAGNKVYEHKVARISKIKNRADEDDDGEETSVAKRPVVELQMCLGNVKRTVEVNLTDRSSFNYPLLIGAKALREFGAAVNPARRYTADKPDC, encoded by the coding sequence GTGAAATCCCTCCTTGCCCTGCTCGCCGTTGTTGCGCTGCCAGTCATGGCCGCCGAGCCGACCCTCTACGGGCGCTACGAATACATCCAGTTGCCGGAAATCGGCGAGACCTTCAAGGCCAAGATGGACACCGGCGCGCTGACGGCTTCGCTGTCGGCCCGCGACATAGAGACCTTCACCCGCGATGGCGAGGACTGGGTGCGCTTCCGTCTCAGCGCCAAGGATGCGGGCAACAAGGTCTACGAACATAAAGTGGCACGCATCAGCAAGATCAAGAACCGCGCCGACGAAGATGACGACGGCGAAGAAACCAGCGTGGCCAAGCGTCCGGTGGTGGAGCTGCAAATGTGCCTGGGCAACGTCAAGCGCACGGTGGAGGTCAACCTTACCGATCGCAGCAGCTTCAACTACCCGCTGCTGATCGGCGCCAAGGCCCTGCGCGAGTTTGGCGCCGCGGTGAACCCGGCCCGCCGCTACACCGCCGACAAGCCCGACTGCTGA
- a CDS encoding acyltransferase — MRRLLTGCFVTLLLLLNTLILIGPLLVFALLKLVAPGRSRDYASRAVMWIAETWAEIDKLIFALCIPTQWDIRGDTGLQRDTSYLVISNHQSWVDIPALIQTLNRRTPFFKFFLKKELIWVPFLGLAWWALDYPFMKRYSKAFLAKHPELAGQDLKITKEACELFKRQPVTVVNYLEGTRFSEAKRALQGSPFTRLLKPKAGGVAFVLAAMGEQLDAILDVTVVYPQEKIPGFWDLISGAVPRVIVDIRTRELDPALWQGDYENDPAFRQTVQNWVNQLWMEKDARIAQLRAERS, encoded by the coding sequence ATGCGCCGCCTGCTCACCGGCTGTTTCGTCACACTGCTGCTGTTACTCAACACGCTGATCCTGATCGGCCCCCTGCTGGTCTTCGCCCTGCTCAAGCTGGTGGCGCCCGGACGTTCGCGCGACTATGCCTCCCGGGCCGTGATGTGGATCGCCGAAACCTGGGCCGAGATCGACAAGTTGATCTTCGCCCTGTGCATTCCCACCCAATGGGATATTCGCGGCGACACCGGGTTGCAGCGCGACACGTCGTATCTGGTGATCAGCAATCATCAATCCTGGGTCGATATCCCGGCGCTGATCCAGACCCTCAACCGGCGCACGCCATTCTTCAAGTTCTTCCTGAAAAAGGAACTGATCTGGGTCCCGTTCCTGGGCCTTGCCTGGTGGGCCCTGGATTACCCGTTCATGAAGCGCTACAGCAAGGCGTTCCTGGCCAAGCACCCGGAGCTGGCGGGCCAGGATTTGAAGATCACCAAGGAGGCCTGCGAGTTGTTCAAGCGCCAGCCGGTGACGGTGGTCAACTACCTGGAAGGTACGCGCTTCAGCGAGGCCAAACGTGCCCTGCAAGGCTCACCGTTCACCCGACTGCTCAAGCCCAAGGCCGGTGGCGTGGCGTTTGTACTGGCGGCGATGGGCGAACAGCTGGATGCGATCCTCGACGTGACCGTGGTGTACCCACAGGAGAAGATTCCAGGGTTCTGGGATTTGATCAGCGGCGCGGTGCCCCGCGTGATTGTCGATATCCGCACCCGCGAGCTGGATCCAGCGCTGTGGCAGGGGGATTACGAGAATGATCCGGCGTTTCGCCAGACCGTCCAGAACTGGGTCAACCAGCTCTGGATGGAGAAGGATGCGCGCATAGCCCAACTGCGCGCCGAACGCTCTTAG
- a CDS encoding DUF2780 domain-containing protein: protein MKISRGFALSCLLAVAASPVFAAGFSLGDVANAVAGAQGTNKAAAAAPTTETAGLLGALTKQLNVTPEQAVGGTGAMLGLAKNQLSSSDYSQLGKSVPGLDKLSGSNALGSLGALSGMLGQTGGSKTSGLDGLLGNVKDTNDLNTAFSALGMDSGMIGQFAPVILQYLGGQGANSSLLGKLAQAWGTGS, encoded by the coding sequence ATGAAGATTTCACGCGGTTTTGCCCTGTCCTGCCTCCTGGCCGTGGCCGCCAGCCCGGTATTTGCAGCAGGCTTCAGCCTGGGCGATGTGGCCAACGCCGTGGCCGGTGCCCAGGGCACCAACAAGGCCGCCGCTGCTGCGCCGACGACAGAAACCGCCGGCTTGCTGGGCGCACTGACCAAACAGTTGAATGTCACGCCAGAGCAGGCGGTAGGCGGCACGGGGGCGATGTTGGGGCTGGCCAAGAATCAGCTCAGCAGCAGCGACTATTCGCAACTGGGCAAAAGCGTACCGGGCCTGGACAAGCTGTCTGGCAGCAACGCATTGGGCAGCCTCGGGGCCCTGAGCGGCATGCTCGGCCAGACCGGCGGCAGCAAGACCAGTGGCCTCGATGGCCTTCTGGGTAACGTCAAGGACACCAACGACCTGAACACCGCGTTCAGCGCCCTGGGCATGGACAGCGGCATGATCGGCCAGTTTGCCCCGGTGATCCTGCAGTACCTGGGTGGCCAGGGCGCCAACAGCTCGCTGCTGGGCAAGCTGGCCCAGGCCTGGGGCACCGGCAGCTAA
- a CDS encoding anti-sigma factor domain-containing protein: MTASQPPVIEHKPSFWTRPRLFIGACVVVVAGIGGALYTQDSVKSAATLVSTTQQPAAQIVAHKDYLEVQPIANTAPEPDRSLELWALPAGGTPVSLGLLPEDGKGIIGLNPRQQESISQPVELMVSSETKGGSVSKQPTGPTVYQGALAIR; the protein is encoded by the coding sequence ATGACTGCGTCCCAACCTCCAGTGATCGAGCACAAGCCTTCATTCTGGACACGCCCGCGCCTGTTCATCGGCGCCTGTGTGGTGGTGGTTGCCGGTATCGGCGGCGCGCTCTACACCCAGGACAGCGTCAAGTCCGCTGCGACCCTGGTCAGCACCACCCAACAACCGGCGGCGCAAATCGTGGCGCACAAGGATTACCTGGAAGTCCAACCGATCGCCAACACCGCACCGGAACCGGACCGCAGCCTCGAACTGTGGGCCCTGCCTGCTGGCGGTACACCGGTGTCCCTGGGCCTGTTGCCGGAGGATGGCAAAGGCATCATCGGCCTGAATCCACGCCAGCAGGAAAGCATCAGCCAGCCGGTGGAATTGATGGTCAGTTCGGAAACCAAAGGTGGCTCGGTGAGCAAGCAGCCTACCGGCCCGACGGTGTACCAGGGCGCACTGGCCATTCGCTAA